In Phyllopteryx taeniolatus isolate TA_2022b chromosome 1, UOR_Ptae_1.2, whole genome shotgun sequence, the following proteins share a genomic window:
- the emc1 gene encoding ER membrane protein complex subunit 1 codes for MAKLFLQWFKVIMFCFAVDAVFEDQVGKFDWRQQYVGNVRFAHFDAHLQSSKKVILATEKNVFAAVNIRTGELFWRHVDKTGPEGNINALLHHGQDAVLVVGNGRILRSWDVNVGGLNWEIVLDSGSFQAACLVGQQDTVKHVAVMKKNALSLHYLTNGHLKWIENLPESETVDYQFVYSGGTGEVFALGVLLHSHVTVVTYSLEDGEIIKQVSVEAPWLSNIRASCAVVGQGILMCVDGASASLYTLDIHTQTQMTQIPLQSLGLDVTPDIRPVLVSTQPNPSQCPLSEFFLQLSPDHYLLLQLNNGQIVTLRDFKPAMLASFATTGDKTVAAVMSPKNKTACNVNLFSAETGRRLLDTTLNVNIDPNSGKPEKLYVQAFLKKDDSVGYRVMVQTEDHTLSFMQQPGRAMWTREESLSDVVTMEMVDLPLTGTQAELEGEFGKKADGLMSMVLKRLSSQFILMQAWIAHLWKLFYDARKPHSQVKNDVSIETLSRDEFNLQKMMVMVTASGKLFGIDSKTGTILWRNYLENVPSNAAFKLMVQRTTAHFPHPPQCTLLIKDKDTGLTTLHVFNPIFGKKSHVAPPALSQPVLQSLMLPLMDQDYAKVLLLVDDQYKVSAFPSTKNVLQQLQEMASSIFFYLVDSSQGRLSGYRLRTDLSIELIWEVVIPTEVQKIVSVKGKRPNEHVHSQGRVMGDRSVLYKYLNPNLLAVVTESTDLHQERSFIGILLIDGVTGRIIHEVVQRKTRGPVHVVHSENWVVYEYWSTKSRRNEFSVIELYEGMELYNSTVFSSLDRPHAPQVLQQSYIFPSSISTMEATLTEKGITSRHLLIGLPSGGILSLPKMFLDPRRPEIISEQSREENLIPYAPELIIRTEWFVNYNQTVSRVRGIYTAPSGLESTCLVVAYGLDIYQTRVYPSKQFDVLKDDYDYMLISSVLFALFFATMISKRLAEVKLLNRAWR; via the exons ATGGCTAAGCTCTTTTTGCAGTGGTTCAAAGTGATTATGTTCTGTTTTGCCGTCGATGCCGTGTTCGAGGATCAAGTGGGAAAATTTGACTG GAGGCAGCAATATGTTGGCAATGTCCGGTTTGCCCATTTCGACGCACACCTGCAGTCATCCAAAAAGGTGATTCTGGCAActgagaaaaatgtttttgctgcaGTGAACATCAGGACTGGAGAACTTT TTTGGCGACATGTGGATAAGACTGGGCCGGAAGGAAATATCAATGCTCTTCTGCATCATGGACAAG ATGCTGTTCTGGTGGTGGGAAATGGCCGCATACTGCGTTCCTGGGATGTAAATGTTGGTGGTTTGAACTGGGAGATTGTGCTGGACTCCGGCAG TTTCCAGGCGGCATGTTTAGTTGGACAGCAAGACACAGTGAAGCATGTGGctgtaatgaagaaaaatgcctTGTCTCTTCATTACCTTACTAATGGTCATCTAAAGTGGATTGAGAATCTTCCAGAGAG tGAGACAGTGGATTACCAGTTTGTCTATTCTGGAGGAACTGGGGAAGTGTTTGCACTGGGGGTCCTCCTTCATTCCCACGTTACTGTTGTTACCTACAGTTTGGAAGATGGAGAGATAATCAAGCAG GTTTCAGTTGAAGCGCCATGGCTGTCCAACATACGGGCCAGCTGTGCTGTGGTTGGTCAGGGAATACTGATGTGTGTGGATGGCGCCTCAGCCTCTCTCTACACACTTGATATtcatacacaaacacagatgACCCAGATCCCTCTGCAG TCACTGGGACTTGATGTTACGCCCGACATCCGTCCAGTGTTGGTGTCCACCCAACCCAATCCATCCCAGTGTCCGCTCTCTGAGTTCTTCCTTCAGCTCAGTCCTGACCATTACctgcttctccagctcaacaATGGACAGATAGTCACACTGAGGGATTTCAAGCCT GCGATGCTGGCTTCATTTGCCACCACTGGAGATAAAACTGTCGCTGCTGTTATGTCACCCAAGAATAAAACA GCCTGCAATGTTAACCTGTTTAGTGCAGAAACTGGACGCAGACTTCTTGACACAACCTTGAATGTTAATATCGATCCTAATAGTGGCAAACCAGAAAAG CTCTACGTTCAGGCGTTCCTGAAGAAAGACGATTCTGTAGGCTATAGGGTCATGGTTCAGACTGAAGACCATACACTCAGCTTCATGCAACAGCCAG GGCGTGCCATGTGGACCAGAGAGGAGTCCCTTTCAGACGTGGTGACCATGGAAATGGTGGATCTGCCCCTCACGGGAACGCAGGCTGAGCTAGAGGGGGAGTTTGGCAAGAAGGCCG ATGGCCTGATGTCCATGGTGCTGAAGCGCCTGTCCTCCCAGTTTATCTTAATGCAAGCCTGGATTGCTCACCTCTGGAAGCTCTTCTACGATGCGCGCAAACCTCACAGCCAAGTTAAAAACGATGTGAGCATTGAGACGCTGTCCAGAGACGAATTCAACTTGCAGAAAATGATGGTCATGGTCACAGCGTCTGGCAAG CTTTTTGGCATTGACAGCAAGACTGGTACGATTTTATGGCGGAACTACTTGGAGAACGTCCCATCCAATGCAGCCTTCAAACTCATGGTGCAACGGACCACTGCCCACTTCCCTCACCCCCCGCAGTGCACATTGCTCATCAAAGACAAG GACACAGGCTTGACCACACTCCATGTATTTAACCCCATCTTTGGGAAGAAGAGCCATGTTGCCCCACCTGCTCTGTCTCAGCCAGTACTTCAGTCGCTCATGCTTCCACTCATGGACCAGGATTACGCTAAAGTCTTACTACTTGTCGACGACCAGTATAAG GTTTCTGCCTTCCCCTCGACAAAGAATGTCTTGCAGCAGCTCCAGGAAATGGCTTCTTCTATATTTTTCTACCTGGTGGACTCCAGTCAGGGGAGACTGTCTGGATACAGGCTGCGAACG GATTTATCAATTGAGCTCATCTGGGAGGTCGTCATCCCCACagaggtacagaaaattgtCTCGGTCAAAGGGAAAAGGCCAAACGAGCATGTGCACTCCCAGGGCCGTGTAATGGGAGATCGCAGCGTCCTCTATAAG TACCTGAACCCCAACCTATTGGCGGTGGTGACAGAGAGCACAGACTTGCACCAAGAGCGAAGTTTTATCGGCATCCTGCTGATTGACGGCGTGACCGGTCGGATTATCCATGAGGTGGTGCAGAGGAAGACCCGTGGGCCGGTTCATGTTGTGCACTCTGAAAACTGGGTTGTG TACGAATACTGGAGCACCAAGTCTCGCAGGAATGAGTTTTCAGTGATCGAACTGTACGAGGGAATGGAGCTGTACAACAGCACCGTGTTCAGCTCTCTGGATCGGCCGCACGCACCCCAGGTGCTGCAGCAGTCTTACATTTTCCCTTCGTCCATCTCCACCATGGAGGCCACACTGACTGAAAAGGGCATCACCAGCCGCCATCTGCTCA ttgGCTTGCCGTCAGGAGGAATTTTATCACTGCCAAAAATGTTCCTCGACCCTCGGAGGCCTGAGATAATATCCGAACAGAGCCG GGAAGAGAACCTCATCCCTTATGCTCCAGAGTTGATCATCCGCACAGAATGGTTCGTCAACTACAATCAAACGGTTTCAAGAGTGCGGGGAATTTACACTGCCCCTTCTGGACTGGAGTCCACATGTTTG